The Prochlorococcus marinus XMU1408 region TACGCCGAACTGGTTTGTTTGGCAAATTCAAGATGAAGGAATAGGGATAGTTGAAAAAAAAAGAATTAGTTCTTTACCTCTTGAAATTGATGCTAATAGTGGAAGAGGGATATATTTAATTCATAAATGTTTTGATGATGTTCGATGGAGTAGGAAAGGAAACAGACTGCAGTTATCACTTAGGAAATAAATATTCAATGACTTTTGCATCCTGTATCTTTTATATCTTCTTTTATCCACAATATTGCTTGCTGAAGTAAATTTTCGACCTCTTCTTCATCTCCTTCGTTAATTAATTGTGATATTGCTGAAATAATTAATTCAGCGCTTCTTCTATATTTATTTCCCCTGAATTTATGCCAATTGTAATTATCAAGACTGATTTCATTATGAAGCTCTTTCGCAAGGATCTTTGCTTTCTCTGACCAAATTGATTGATTTTTTTTCATCATAATCTTTTATTTTATTTACATCTTATGATTGCTTATATTTAAGCAGGCTTGTTTGCTTTCCATACTTTAGTCATAAAGTGAGATTCAGAAGATATTGATGTGAATCCACTTTCCTCAAGTCTTAAATCGATATTATCTATTATGTAGTCCCTGTAATAAGGCTCATGAAATATTTTGTGGAAGTTTTCCATTATGTCAGTGAATTTTGGCGAATCCTCTATTTGGATTGAATCAGCAAGTATTAGAGTCCCTCCTGGCTCTAATAATCTAAAGCATTCTTTTAAAACATTCTTTCGTGCATTCCGAGGAAGTTCGTGAAATAGAAAAACACAGGTTAATGCTTGAAAACTACTTGATTCGTAGGGCATGTTTTCTGCATTACCTCTAGTCAACTGAACTAGATCGCCGCTTCTAGAACTTAAATATTTACTTGCTTGTTTTAAATATGATCCTGATAAATCAATTCCATAAAGTTCTACTTCAGGCAATGCACTTTGTATTTGTTGTAATGTTCTTCCAGTTCCAGTGGCGATGTCTAAAACTTTTATTTTCTTAGATTTTTCAGATAAATATTTTTTTACCCCTCTTTTTAATGGGGCTAAGACTCTTCTTCGCATAGAATCAGCAGTTCCATTAAAAAGAATTTCAACTTGTAAATCATAAATTTCTGCGGAATGCTCACTTAAGTAACCATCTGTTTGGTGATGAAAATTTTGTAAATAATAATTAG contains the following coding sequences:
- a CDS encoding DUF6439 family protein, which gives rise to MMKKNQSIWSEKAKILAKELHNEISLDNYNWHKFRGNKYRRSAELIISAISQLINEGDEEEVENLLQQAILWIKEDIKDTGCKSH
- a CDS encoding class I SAM-dependent methyltransferase; amino-acid sequence: MAAPSLKKIAYHTLQQGKTLAGLAHKELSTKLMEVFAPEAAPEKFPVDKDLIKEVRRSMENLERIDWQEAEAGVYPKSLLFEAPWLEWAKKYPLVWLDMPQTWNRRKKNQTREIPRSVNEDDYPNYYLQNFHHQTDGYLSEHSAEIYDLQVEILFNGTADSMRRRVLAPLKRGVKKYLSEKSKKIKVLDIATGTGRTLQQIQSALPEVELYGIDLSGSYLKQASKYLSSRSGDLVQLTRGNAENMPYESSSFQALTCVFLFHELPRNARKNVLKECFRLLEPGGTLILADSIQIEDSPKFTDIMENFHKIFHEPYYRDYIIDNIDLRLEESGFTSISSESHFMTKVWKANKPA